Genomic window (Rosa chinensis cultivar Old Blush chromosome 6, RchiOBHm-V2, whole genome shotgun sequence):
AATTTAAAGAAACACGTTTCataacgttgcatgcatcgagattgtttttataatgtaaatttgtgggaaagtataaacttttattcctttatacttatttattttggtccactcacgctaacgtttttatgtactttccccttgggccatttggtttcaattgcccagatcgcagtgttgctgaccggcttaggagtggaggctagtaccacctttgtcatctatcctcagtaggttatttattaaccTACTTTGTGTATTATATTTCGAGTGTGtcctttagattgctctgattacttaaaaagggtggatttatacatttgtataattatgtgtgtaTGGGAGTTGTTTAATATTGGAGAAAGTAAAAAGATTTGATTTGTtgggttgtaatttatataaatggttatgtttgtgtagtacgatgtttatacttggaaattgcggattgttgcttggaagcagggtggcttcaagcatagaaattactatacttagaagtgttttcagcaggtttagggttgtccacttttaggggaagttctgtcgaatttttccgaaaagtgggccccgcaggtccatcttggagttaggaaggtaattccggggtgggtcctgacatcGTGGCTATGATATTCAATCTTGAATTTTGAGGTCTGAGTTGGTTTATAATTGGAGTATTGTGATTTTTGTGTCTCATGGTTTATAATTGTGTTATGATTGTAGTAGAGCAGTAGTAGGtgtttgaatttgtgtaatAGCAGTAGCAGGTGGTTGATTATTGTGTATGTGAGGTTTGATATCTTGTAGAGCAGTAGTAGGTGTTTGATGTGATGTTTAGTTTTACTATTATCATAGTAGCTGTTTTAATTGTGTTGCTTTCATGTTGTGCAGTAGCAGTATATAACATTAATAATAGTTTTCTAAATGTGTTTTATAGTATGTCAAAATCAACATTTGGAAGATTTACATATGGGACAGAGACTATTCTTTTACTATTGTCATGAAGTACCAcgtatgaaaatttgtgtgcCAAAATTTCCTCAAAGTTTCGAAACCTCAAGGATGGTCAATTTGTTTTTAGATATGCACTTAACGATTGCCCCAATTGCTACTTAGAGTGTGACGATGATATTTTGATCATGTTGGATATTTTCCAACTGCTAAATTTTCCCTTTATAGATATACATGTTCTTGATGTTGGAGCTTGTTCCAAGATGTGTGTCGATAAACAGGAAATTGCTGCTACTGTGAAACATGCTACTGTGGATACTGCTATTGTGAATATCCCTGAACTTGTTGATGAAGATCATGCTAGTAGTGATGATTCAAACCTTGAGGATGACAACAACATGATAATTGGAAATTTTGTGAGCAACAAGTCTAAAAGGAAGTATATGTCTAGTGATTAGAATGACAATATATATAAGATTGGTCAAGTTTTCATTGGTGGTGCCGTCGAATTTCGAGATAAGTTGTGCAAGTTTGCAGTTGAGAAGGGGTTTGAGTTTAACTATGTTAAGAATGACAAGTGCCGTGTTAGTGCTACTTGTGCCAAGAAAGATTCCGATGGGTGTGAATGGTATGTTTATGCTTCCTTAAAAAGGCTAGTGGTTATTTCCATCTAATAAAGTTGGTGAATAATCATTCTTGTGTTGCTGTTGTCCGGCATCAAAATCATAAGAGGTTAGGATCCAAAGTTATTTCCACTATTATGGCTGATAAAGTGAGATCCGATCCTTTAATTAAGCCCAAGGATATTGTCAAGCATTTCAAGCATGATTATGGGTTTGATATTCCTTATCACATGGCATATAGGGGCAAAGAGGCTGCTAATAAGACGTTACATGGTAGTGAAGCATTTGGGTATTCTCTATTGCCTTGGTATATTGACACATTAAAGAGAACTAACTCCGGTTCATATTGCATCCTTGACTCTCTTGATAATCGTTTTCGTCGATTGTTTATATCTTATGGGGCTTGCATAAACGGCTTCAAATATTGTCGACCTATGCTGTTCCTTGATGGGACTTTtattaaaaacaagtataagggGATGCTATTGGGTGCTTGTGCTAAAACAGGGAACAAAGGTATGCAAACTTCTTCTAAAGTTGAGTTttcttttatgattttttttttgttttgtccaTGTAGTAGCAGCATatttaaattttgattaaatgTGAATTTTTAGTGTAATTTATAAGAACCTGGCAGTAGCAGCCCTTATTGTGTTTTCTTGTGATCTTCACATGATGATCAGATGTGAGTTTGTTTTGCATGCTTTCCTATTGTCAAGTTGAATTTCTTTATGCCaatagcagtagcagtagcagtaacAGTATCAGTAGCATTTTAAAGCAGTAGCAGTTCTTATATTCGATCCTTTTTTTGTCTTATTTAttcttgcttttgtttttgtttttgttttttgcttttttttccaGATGTTTTCCCATTTGCCTTTGCCATTGTTGATGCTGAAAGTAAAGAGAATTGGAGGTGGTTCCTTGAACATTTGGCAATAATCTTAGCGAGTGACTACCGGACTATTGTATTCATGACAGACCATGGAGCTGGTCTTTTGGATGGTGTGAAAGAGGTGTTTCCAAATGCGCCGCACTCCTATTGTATCAAGCATCTAGAGGACAATTTGAATGGCAGGTATCCATGTTCCTATGGTTCTACTTTTAAGGAACACATTGTGAGATTGTTTACACAAGCTGCATATGCTAGGACTTTAGATATCTTCAATGAAAAGTTGGCAGAATTTAGGAAGTAAAGTCGTGGGCAGGGTCAGTCCTTTCTTGCTAACTTGCCACCCGAAAACTATGCTATTGCTTGCTTCCCTGCTAAAAGATATGGCGAAATGAGTAATTCTTTGTCAGAGAGCTTCAACAACATGGTCAAGGATGAGAGATGCATGCCCCTGCCTCAGTTGCTTGAAGGCATTCGTGTAAGAGTTATGGAGATGTTTTGTGAAAGGAAGGTTCAATCTTCTACTTGGAGGAGTGTGCTATGTCCTAACCTTGAGAAAAAGTTGTCGAAAAGGATAGAAACAGGGAGAAATTGGAGAGTTAGCCAGTCCactaatgatatttttgaagttTGTACAGAGGATAGCACCGTCATGGTGAACTTGGTTGAGAGGGAGTGCTCTTGTGCTTGGTGGTAGTTTAGGTGCTTCCCATGTTCTCATGCAGTTCAAGTAATGCAGAAGGCAAACCTTTTCCCTTACCGTTACATTGAAGATTACTGGAAGACCTCATTCAATAGAAGTGCTCATGATCTTCCTATTTTTCCAGTCCCGGATCTTGATAAGCCCAATCCTAGTAGTTTTGGTGATTCAGCTTTCAGCCTCCCAAGACTCGAAAACCTCCCGGAAGACCACGGACAAGGAGGATCAAGTCGTTTGGGGAAGAGTCCAGACCAGTGAAATGCACACGGTGTGATCAACTTGGCCACCACAATCGCAGGTCATGCAATGTGGCGATCTGAGATAGTAGCACATTCAACAGTAACAGTAGCACATGACATGATTCAGCAGTAGCAGATTGATTCAATAGTAGTAGATGACATGATTCAGCAGTAGGACATAACATGATTCAGTAGTAGCAGATTGATTCAACAGTAGCAGATGGCATGATTCAACAATATCACATGCAATTTTTTTATTCATATATGTTCGCACTACAATTTTATATAGTAGCATTGCCTCAGATtaattttttgagtttttgagaagtttctatgtcatgaggAACTGAGTATTATAGGGATAAATGGTCATGGATGATCGTTTTCAAGCAGTAGCTTATTCAACAGTAGCATATGACATTGTTTcgttatagaaaattacaaaaaaaaagtttaatttcAGTGATTGATATTTTTGGTTTCTAGCAATAAAGTAGCAGATTTGTTTATGTTCACTCCTAAACAGGTGTAGTAGCAAAGTGTTTTAGTGTAGTAGCAGGGCCTGTTGGCGGTGCAGCGGCACGTTGCCTTGTTTTATGTTCAAGTCTTCTGCCTCCGTGTATATtcaatctttttcattttatgtttGGTCACCAAACCCGAAAACCACAATC
Coding sequences:
- the LOC121050009 gene encoding uncharacterized protein LOC121050009 is translated as MADKVRSDPLIKPKDIVKHFKHDYGFDIPYHMAYRGKEAANKTLHGSEAFGYSLLPWYIDTLKRTNSGSYCILDSLDNRFRRLFISYGACINGFKYCRPMLFLDGTFIKNKYKGMLLGACAKTGNKDVFPFAFAIVDAESKENWRWFLEHLAIILASDYRTIVFMTDHGAGLLDGVKEVFPNAPHSYCIKHLEDNLNGRYPCSYGSTFKEHIVRLFTQAAYARTLDIFNEKLAEFRK